The nucleotide sequence ctgatatttctctttccacttcttcctattggactttgttggtaatgtaCAAAAATGCTAATGAATTTGGGAGTGAAGAGTTATTTTATAGCTGACAACCTTGCTAAAACTATtaattattttgactattttAGTTGATACTCCAAAGTTCTCTAAGCATATCATCATCTTATTCGCAAAAAGTGATAttgtttcctcactgcctattctTATTCCCGCGATTATTTTTCTTGCCATAATGCTATAGATAGCAttctagtaaaatattgaataataatgtcGATAATAGTTATCTTTACTTCACCACTGATATTACTGAAAAGgcttttttgcctccatttcaaATAATGTTTgctctatattttagataaatattacttatttctaAAGTTCCATTTAATCCTATGCTCTACTGgtttgtgtttcctttttaagGAACAAGTTTTTTACTTTGTCAGAagaattttctgcatttcttgatataatcatgatttttgatgtttttcttattgaaaaggtCTATtatagttttcccaatattgaaccagCTGTGCATTTCTGATATATTTCTACCACATATACCACAGGTAGAAATCTTTGTGATATACTGCTATCATATCCCAGATACTTTTATCCTCAGAGATGTGATAAACTATGGTTCAGAATAATCAATATTTCACCAAAAAGTTACCAACTTCTTATTCTGTTTTGTTAAACTTGTCATGAGAGGGTTCTCAGAAGGGTGCAGGtaaaaagcattattttttttaaactcttaccttccatcttagaatcaatactgtgtattggttctaaggcagaagagtggtaagggctaggcaacaggggttaagtgacttgcccacggtcacacagctaggaagtgtctgaagccagatttgaacctaggacctcccatctctaggtctagctctcactgagccacccagttgcccccataaaaagcattattaaaacattacaagataaaataaaatcaagtggGTTCTAACAGCTGtcaatttaaaagggaaaatattaaaatattcaatcTAATCAGTGTTATTCTTGTTGACAGAGTAGTTAGAGAACTGGCCTTAGTCAAGAAATATGGGTACAACTCTGGTATCTAACACTTAATACTCTCAGTGCccccaggtaactctctaaaaCTAAGTTACAAAGCaggatctgcattggtagagggagtttcctcactaggAGTTCCAAATAGTCATTACTTGGGTAAAAAGAAAGTTACAGAACGACATGTTTACTTTTACCTCTGTTTGATATATTTGGCATAATTTGAGGAATCATATTATTGCTTGTATCCATAGACTGAGAATTATCTTGACCCATCTGGTCATCAGGAGGCATATAAGCAGGAGGGGGAGTATCAGCTatgagcaaaaaaaataaaattaatgcagtATTTATAAAGTTTGGGTTTTCCCAAGTTTCAAGAAAGCATATAAAACTATCCTTGGTGAAACATATCTACTCAGtttatttttacagaaaaatcttacaaaatgTACAATCTTTAGGCAGAAATATAAGGatttaaaggcaatataaaaatCACAAATTTTCATCTGTCTATGGATTCTTAGCAGTCTTTGCTATAGACAGGATTATAGGCAATGAGTCTTTTACTGTGCAagcttttttcttaattatttgttaatttataCTTAGAATCAcaactttttaaagttaatttgaAGAAATTTCCCATTGTGAATGTagtgcttcttttattttttttttaaaccttaccttccatcttagaatcaacactatgtattggttctaaggcagaagagtggttaaaggctaggccagtgatgggcaaacttttaaaagagggggccaaaggaaaagaaatgctcatctgtcagcctgtttctaaggcaactctttcaaagtttcattgtattgtatcctactcattgtattcgtcagattaggaataatgttgcgcagctggcctgatagaacatttcagggggccgcattgGCCCTtcggtcatagtttgcccatcactgggctaggaaatgggggttaagtgacttgctcagggtcacacagcgaggaagtgtctgaggccagatttgaactcagggccttctatctctgggcttggctctcaatccactgaacgaTCCAGTTGCAGTTGCACTCCTGTGAGACTAAAATGTTAAAGATGACTATCAAAATTCATTCAAAAACCCAATGCTTACATTATTCAAATTGTCTAATAATGTGTACTAATGGTATAATTCCTTCAAGAGTTGACATATTTCACTATATGAAAGCTGAAGAAAAGTCACAGATAATTTGAGGGACAAACCACTATCCTTTATACTGCTGTAGGcgaatttataaattaagattttagacatttaagTAAGATAGCAGACAAGCTGTCAGGCAAGACCTGAAGGTTCCAATGATGGAATAGTGGCTAAGAAGGAAGTCTAATCCTGGAAAGAAAGACTCTGTTATGGTTGAGAGCAGTTAGATGCTTGTTTAACTGTCTCAGTGAAGGGCCCaggaaagtggatttgtctcTTACAAGAAGTCATCTATCCTGTGAGGAAGTTCAGGTTTGAGCATTGATCTTAGCTCTGAAGGGTGGACCTTCAAGCTGGTTCAGCTCCTCCCTGTCTTCATCTATTTGTGGATTAATTGCTGTGGATCCTGGAAAGACCCATCCATCTTCAGTGACAGGATACCTACCTAAACTTTATCCATACTGCAAAGTTATACCTTAAGCCATTAGTAAGTGAGCACAGAGTCAGAGATGGTcatgtctataatttttttttttactgatataATATAATgtctataatattttttctatttccaaaatctttttacttttttgggCTACTATGTGATTGGTATCCCTCTCCTACCCTGTccataataaaaatacattattaatCTCCTTCAAGATCTTTATGACAAGAAGTTTCCTTTAAGTGTAGTGACTTGCAGACATACAAACAACATTCTGTTATCTAAGGTATTCCCATTTGAATAGAGAACTCATATTCATACTGGATTCGATCAAATGACACAGGTGTTTTTTCACTTACTATTTGTATGACTTCGATAAGATGACTTATTTCTTTGGGTCCTCAGTTCCATCACTTAAAATATGAGTTGAGCCTAGGTCATGGATACCACCTTTCTTAATTCAAAATGTTATGTCctactttcctttgtttttctggtCACATTCCCAATATATGAATCCAAATGATGCTTATTCTTAATTTTAAGGTCATAGTTCTGCCTGTGTATCCAAATCTTCTCATGATCATATCCATACATTTCCATCACCCCCTTCACCTCAGGTAATTAATGCTTATCCGTATCAAtaaataaaactgtgtataccttaaatttattaatttttactaaTATGTACTCAGACATTCAAGATGCTGCTGGCAATAAACATAATCTGATATCATAGAAAAGAATATTGAGAACATCAAAGACCAAACACTTCGGATTAAAACTACATAAAGAAAACACGAAGcagtaattattatttattcttacatattgtgtcatttgaaattattctaagccctgaagactacgtctcccaggtctctctctgctacaacttcccctgacacctcccatttcctttgggggaggtgtcagggaaagtataaaagggaaagtttggcaccttttcatGCTCTtgaccttggaggctggctgggtcCTCTGaccctgagctctgctctctctACCATGGAGGCAGGCTAGCTCTCTCCATCCTGGAAGCAGCATTCTCTACCCTGagactcccttctctcttctggcaccttttcccctttcttcctacctcctagttttccctagacctttccctttctaattaaaataaaacctagctattcaaaccctaaagttgctctctgatcattcatttgagggctctggttcATTTCCCCCTGCCTGGGCTGGgacccctaccttcctttcccttcctctctcctttctcccatccaccCTACCATTCTACCTTCCTCCACTttcacacacacattttcttGTTGAATCTGTTTAAGTGAAAGTAAATAAAGTAAGATACAAATTTATTACTAAagaattcttttatatttcataaatttaGTACAGGGGGCAACTGGATAACAGAGGactgagagccagtcccagagacagaaaaccctaagttcaaatttggcctcatacacttcctagctgtgtaatcctgggcaaatcacttaacccccactgcttagcccttaaccactcttctcttttgtaaccaatacacagtattgattccaaggcggaaggtaaggattcaaaaacaaaaaaattagtaCAAGTAGAAAACTTACTATAATTACCTGAAATCCTAGGTATAATATTCATATAGTATTTATCAAGTGTCAAGcatcatgctaagcactttaaaactatttcttttgattctcaaTAAGTCTGAGAGGTAGCtgctatttttattatccttgttttacaaatgaagatatcATGCTTAACTGAACTTTTAGTTTCAACCCTCGCTGCTGAAATCTTATAATATACACTCTTATTATACTGTGATAACTGGATTACATACTAAGTATCAGCTTTCTATCTCAATTATTTTGTTGCCCAAAGGGAGGTCTTTTAAGTATTATTTACCAGGTCAAAATGTAGACAGTGCTGACTCAAGCAGATGATCAGGGATTTATAttaaaaaaccaattaagagtgtgttcttgtttatcatttcactTTCTCCTATGAATGGAAtgcaatgaaaaaaatttcaCCTCAATGAAGATTAGTCATTTGACATTTGCTTATAAATccataaatagaaaataacatgCAAATTGTGGCCTTTCAAAATGATCTATTAATCACTGTCTTGCTAGTCAAAGCAAATAATTTACcaattatctaaaaaataaaactgctgatttttaaaaaccaagtttgAACTGCATGAAAATACTTATTATAAACTCAACTACCTAGTATTTcctaatagaaatattttagatcAAATATTTTTATGATCACTTCTGAAAAGGCACACTGATTGTAatgttgaatttattaaatatatttatatattccttatatatacttaaagaaaaaGCAAGCTATAAGAGATTCATAGTTCCacattaaattttttctattctactttgtatatggaaatattctctctctctaacaTATCCCTACTCTCCCCCTTTCTGAagtttgttaaattcagaataaattttttttaaggaagaaccaaatttaatttttctgaaatgaaaataaactaCTTcagtaattaaaattaattctagCTCCCTTAggtcatataaatatttataatagcaagTAACTAGTAAAGAAATTATTCTATTTGTATTtagatttgtatttgtattctatttgtaagagaacaaataaaattaattcttacCTGGAAGTTGAAATGGACTTCCTGGTCCAGAACTGGCAGGAGAGTTGGGGTATGTGCTGCTAGCTGGAGAAGGAGGATAAGGGCTATTTGGTGATAAGGGGAAAGGAGTGTTGTTGGGCTGCTGGAAAGAATCTGGGAATGTGGCATTCTGTGGCATATGTGGTTCATTGTGGCTTAGATTCCTGAACTGAACCAAAAGGCTGTGTTGTGGATTGAATTCACTATGTCGAGGCACTAATACTGGAGGTAAAActggaatataaaaaaaaaggacagttGTCAAAAATACTGTAACAAATACTCATACTATTACCACCATGGCTAATAAATATAGAAGGTTAAGGATTTAGAAATATTACACATGAAAAAAGTTGTCTTTTAAGAAAGTATACCTTATAGAATTATTCAAGAGAGTGACACAGAAGAGGCCCGAGTTAAATCCAGCATCCAACAATTACTTGCTAAGTGATCTTtagcaagtcccttcacctctctaAAGTCTCATTTTCTCActtgaaaaatggggatgatacttACCTATAATATCTGCCTAATCTAGTTGTCAAATTCAAATAAGATACAACAGGCACAGTTCTTTGCAAACTATGAAGAGATCTATATTTCAGCTATTATTAacttatttttcctatttgtcacttttaaacttatttttttcaaagacttgattttctcatcttatCACTAAAGGCCTGTCCATCCCATATAAATCAAGATAAATTTAGGAATTTAACAGTATGCTAaatgaaaatgttagaaaacaactAAACTCAATAGAACAAGCACCAATTTGCAAACTAAAAACACAAGAATAATACTGGACTAATTAGCCACTGTATCTCTAGCAACCTCAAGGcattaaataaaatcaaatatgcTTCTGCCCTAATTTTCTCccctcagaataaaaaaaaaagatctaaaacaTACCTGGACTTTCCACTCTCTTATAGTGGTATGGATTGATACAAACTTCCTTTTGCTTAGATCCAAAGGGAAATTCACAAATATCCAACGGCTTCAGCTCATGATGACTCTGTAAATCAGGCCAACGCCAGACTCGGCAGTAAATAACATGGGGTAGACCTTTTCTGTGAGAAACCTGTAGTCGTCCATCTAAAGATCGAGGAATAGTAACGCACTTGCTGGGCTGTCCAGGGCTACTCAGTGCTTTTTCTAGTTCTTCCATagcaccttttttctttttcaacttttttaCTAAAGCATCAACTGCTTTTTCTGcccatttttcctcttcatcaCCTTGTTTCCAGCCCAACAATCGCTTTACAGCTGGACTAGTAAAAGAGAACAAACTGGCCATTGACGTCATTTGATATAAATCTTTAAGAAACTCTTACTACTAAATATGAGTGTCTAATATGAAGCAATTATCACAGATGATAAATGATATGCTATCTTTCTATAGAAGAACCAAGTAACCAATAATGGGAGAACAACGATTTATCTTCATGAAGACTCAGCATTTCCTGCATCAGGTGTatcctaaagaaaaaataaatcaggaTAAGCATtgtaagaacttttaaaaaaatctacaagTACATGTATATGCATTTTTGGCCTTAAGAATAACACCAGATTTTAGTCAAAGT is from Gracilinanus agilis isolate LMUSP501 chromosome 2, AgileGrace, whole genome shotgun sequence and encodes:
- the SMAD5 gene encoding mothers against decapentaplegic homolog 5 isoform X1, yielding MTSMASLFSFTSPAVKRLLGWKQGDEEEKWAEKAVDALVKKLKKKKGAMEELEKALSSPGQPSKCVTIPRSLDGRLQVSHRKGLPHVIYCRVWRWPDLQSHHELKPLDICEFPFGSKQKEVCINPYHYKRVESPVLPPVLVPRHSEFNPQHSLLVQFRNLSHNEPHMPQNATFPDSFQQPNNTPFPLSPNSPYPPSPASSTYPNSPASSGPGSPFQLPADTPPPAYMPPDDQMGQDNSQSMDTSNNMIPQIMPNISNRDVQPVAYEEPKHWCSIVYYELNNRVGEAFHASSTSVLVDGFTDPSNNKSRFCLGLLSNVNRNSTIENTRRHIGKGVHLYYVGGEVYAECLSDSSIFVQSRNCNFHHGFHPTTVCKIPSGCSLKIFNNQEFAQLLAQSVNHGFEAVYELTKMCTIRMSFVKGWGAEYHRQDVTSTPCWIEIHLHGPLQWLDKVLTQMGSPLNPISSVS
- the SMAD5 gene encoding mothers against decapentaplegic homolog 5 isoform X3 — protein: MTSMASLFSFTSPAVKRLLGWKQGDEEEKWAEKAVDALVKKLKKKKGAMEELEKALSSPGQPSKCVTIPRSLDGRLQVSHRKGLPHVIYCRVWRWPDLQSHHELKPLDICEFPFGSKQKEVCINPYHYKRVESPVLPPVLVPRHSEFNPQHSLLVQFRNLSHNEPHMPQNATFPDSFQQPNNTPFPLSPNSPYPPSPASSTYPNSPASSGPGSPFQLPDVQPVAYEEPKHWCSIVYYELNNRVGEAFHASSTSVLVDGFTDPSNNKSRFCLGLLSNVNRNSTIENTRRHIGKGVHLYYVGGEVYAECLSDSSIFVQSRNCNFHHGFHPTTVCKIPSGCSLKIFNNQEFAQLLAQSVNHGFEAVYELTKMCTIRMSFVKGWGAEYHRQDVTSTPCWIEIHLHGPLQWLDKVLTQMGSPLNPISSVS
- the SMAD5 gene encoding mothers against decapentaplegic homolog 5 isoform X2 encodes the protein MTSMASLFSFTSPAVKRLLGWKQGDEEEKWAEKAVDALVKKLKKKKGAMEELEKALSSPGQPSKCVTIPRSLDGRLQVSHRKGLPHVIYCRVWRWPDLQSHHELKPLDICEFPFGSKQKEVCINPYHYKRVESPVLPPVLVPRHSEFNPQHSLLVQFRNLSHNEPHMPQNATFPDSFQQPNNTPFPLSPNSPYPPSPASSTYPNSPASSGPGSPFQLPADTPPPAYMPPDDQMGQDNSQSMDTSNNMIPQIMPNIDVQPVAYEEPKHWCSIVYYELNNRVGEAFHASSTSVLVDGFTDPSNNKSRFCLGLLSNVNRNSTIENTRRHIGKGVHLYYVGGEVYAECLSDSSIFVQSRNCNFHHGFHPTTVCKIPSGCSLKIFNNQEFAQLLAQSVNHGFEAVYELTKMCTIRMSFVKGWGAEYHRQDVTSTPCWIEIHLHGPLQWLDKVLTQMGSPLNPISSVS